One Stenotrophomonas sp. SAU14A_NAIMI4_5 DNA segment encodes these proteins:
- a CDS encoding cold-shock protein → MKQWYFALAVLCVGLAGAVWMQWPARAGDEVSAYRKLPVVEYRLLRSEAMGYASSQALQGLSFHARPDGAGSFEIRCKGVAVMEVENAPARVLLRMPSDALMRAPDVARLLESFQQWLVEEPSDARSMGERGEPSWLEARLRDVVEGVPQEERCVFGR, encoded by the coding sequence ATGAAGCAGTGGTATTTCGCCTTGGCGGTGCTGTGCGTGGGGTTGGCTGGGGCGGTGTGGATGCAGTGGCCCGCACGCGCAGGCGATGAGGTGTCGGCTTACCGGAAGCTGCCGGTGGTTGAGTACCGGCTACTGCGCAGCGAGGCGATGGGGTATGCGTCGAGCCAGGCACTGCAGGGGCTCTCGTTCCATGCGCGCCCTGATGGCGCGGGCTCGTTCGAGATTCGCTGCAAGGGCGTGGCGGTGATGGAGGTGGAGAACGCGCCCGCGCGTGTGCTGCTGCGGATGCCCTCGGATGCGCTGATGCGGGCACCGGATGTTGCGCGGCTGTTGGAGAGCTTCCAGCAGTGGTTGGTGGAGGAGCCGAGCGATGCGCGATCGATGGGCGAGCGCGGGGAGCCGTCGTGGCTGGAGGCGCGGTTGCGGGACGTTGTGGAGGGCGTGCCGCAGGAGGAGCGGTGCGTGTTTGGGCGATAG
- a CDS encoding TonB-dependent receptor, giving the protein MNTPPTTLLALALSAALAAPAYAAEANDAPTTLNALQVIATPRGAAVAPTQVVGPNRYIINATDLDAMVTGNNGLAMLKAVPGASYTATDGLGLDISATSLFVRGFRMNEMGITFEGVPLNDNGFLSLTGTSVVNVGVPDGIGAITVSPGGAPVSVFSSSANGGSLEYRLRDMQDTPSLRIKQGVGSNRTLVTTVSAQTGQLGERGPKVLVDLQRVSADKYQGAGTQDFLRGNLKAQQDVAWGDFTVFASDSKAKVWGYNNISFDMIRKLGWKADSFYPDYAWAYYVASPENADKSCGAYTCGELSELIPYDTGQITRDRVASINHRFQITPALSGNVQLYNANSHTQATLTDPTVPSPNGAPFSEQVQTPRVNRLGGMANLQFEAGAHTLTAGFWQEQSKAAARTDWYQQPLLGQGKPLKATGPFDVYGPAFLTDNASRWVTRSQQFYLHDDIALSDTLKLGVGFKAVDFRTEGGGLGDAPDRPVYGALRAKDNFLPQVSLYWSPSDSTDAFIDVANTMNGYRVAQRGNIGYTASAWTITDQDEFDRVAGTLRPEKNWNFTMGATHRFERLTLTGDVFYNDIRNRLLSAAIGTQFAQINTVRLMPKMHVIGADLGITADLSERVQFYQGVAVARSYYGSDFVVGDTVYPIKGNAQPGYPQVSLVSDLSAHFGDWRFGATSTSYLRQPFTYENDIRVPTFWQVNTYAAYTLGEGSVLPGLELRLDVSNLFNRNNIGTATIAGSSFSGDYQTLQRSAPRQVMFSTAMQF; this is encoded by the coding sequence ATGAACACTCCACCCACGACCCTGCTCGCCCTGGCACTCAGCGCCGCCCTCGCCGCACCGGCCTACGCCGCCGAAGCCAACGACGCCCCCACCACCCTCAATGCCCTGCAGGTCATCGCCACCCCGCGTGGTGCGGCCGTTGCCCCCACGCAGGTGGTCGGCCCCAACCGCTACATCATCAACGCCACCGACCTCGATGCCATGGTCACCGGCAACAACGGCCTGGCCATGCTCAAGGCCGTGCCCGGTGCCAGCTATACCGCCACCGATGGCCTGGGCCTGGATATCTCCGCCACCAGCCTGTTCGTGCGCGGTTTCCGCATGAATGAAATGGGCATCACCTTCGAAGGCGTGCCGCTGAACGACAACGGCTTTCTCTCCCTTACCGGTACCAGCGTGGTGAACGTGGGTGTGCCCGATGGCATCGGCGCGATCACCGTCAGCCCGGGTGGCGCGCCGGTCAGCGTGTTTTCCAGCAGCGCCAACGGTGGCAGCCTGGAATATCGCCTGCGCGACATGCAGGACACGCCCAGCCTGCGCATCAAGCAGGGCGTGGGCAGCAACCGCACCCTGGTCACCACGGTCTCTGCGCAGACCGGTCAGCTGGGCGAGCGCGGCCCGAAAGTGCTGGTGGACCTGCAGCGCGTCTCGGCGGACAAGTACCAGGGTGCAGGCACGCAGGATTTCCTGCGCGGCAACCTGAAAGCGCAGCAGGATGTGGCCTGGGGTGACTTCACCGTGTTTGCCTCCGACAGCAAGGCCAAGGTCTGGGGCTACAACAACATCTCCTTCGACATGATCCGCAAGCTGGGCTGGAAGGCAGACAGCTTCTATCCCGATTATGCGTGGGCGTACTACGTGGCCTCGCCAGAGAATGCGGACAAGTCTTGCGGTGCCTATACCTGCGGCGAGCTGTCCGAACTGATTCCCTACGATACCGGCCAGATCACCCGCGACCGGGTAGCGTCCATCAACCATCGCTTCCAGATCACGCCCGCACTCAGCGGCAATGTGCAGCTGTACAACGCCAACAGCCACACCCAGGCCACGCTCACCGACCCCACCGTGCCATCGCCCAACGGCGCGCCGTTCTCCGAGCAGGTGCAGACCCCGCGCGTGAACCGTCTCGGTGGCATGGCCAACCTGCAGTTCGAAGCCGGCGCGCACACGCTTACCGCAGGTTTCTGGCAGGAACAGAGCAAGGCCGCCGCCCGCACCGACTGGTACCAGCAGCCGCTGCTGGGGCAGGGCAAGCCGCTGAAGGCCACCGGCCCGTTCGATGTATATGGTCCGGCCTTCCTCACCGACAACGCCTCGCGCTGGGTCACCCGCTCGCAGCAGTTCTACCTGCACGATGACATCGCGCTGAGCGATACGTTGAAGCTGGGCGTCGGCTTCAAGGCCGTGGATTTCCGCACCGAAGGCGGTGGCCTCGGCGATGCGCCGGATCGACCGGTGTATGGCGCGCTGCGTGCCAAGGACAACTTCCTGCCGCAGGTCTCGCTGTACTGGAGCCCGAGCGATTCCACCGATGCCTTCATCGACGTGGCCAACACCATGAACGGCTACCGCGTGGCCCAGCGCGGCAACATCGGCTATACCGCCTCGGCGTGGACGATCACTGACCAGGACGAGTTCGACCGCGTGGCCGGCACGCTGCGGCCGGAGAAGAACTGGAACTTCACCATGGGTGCAACGCACCGCTTCGAGCGGCTGACACTGACCGGCGATGTGTTCTACAACGATATCCGCAACCGGTTGCTGTCGGCGGCCATCGGCACGCAGTTCGCGCAGATCAACACCGTGCGGCTGATGCCGAAGATGCATGTGATTGGTGCGGACCTGGGCATTACCGCGGACCTGAGTGAGCGCGTGCAGTTCTACCAGGGCGTGGCCGTGGCCCGCTCGTACTACGGCAGCGATTTCGTGGTGGGCGATACCGTGTACCCCATCAAGGGCAATGCCCAGCCCGGGTACCCGCAGGTCTCGCTGGTGAGCGATCTGTCGGCGCACTTTGGTGACTGGCGCTTTGGTGCCACCAGCACCTCGTACCTGCGCCAGCCGTTTACGTACGAGAACGATATCCGCGTGCCCACGTTCTGGCAGGTGAACACCTATGCCGCCTACACGCTGGGCGAGGGCAGTGTGCTGCCCGGGCTGGAGCTGCGGCTGGATGTCAGCAACCTGTTCAACCGCAACAACATCGGCACCGCCACGATTGCCGGCTCCTCGTTCTCGGGCGATTACCAGACGCTGCAGCGCAGCGCCCCACGGCAGGTGATGTTCAGCACCGCAATGCAGTTCTAA
- the yidA gene encoding sugar-phosphatase, whose product MDMGRRQSTIALVAIDMDGTLLDPAHKLTERAKAAIAQARALGVHIVLTSGRPVSGLAPFLQELGINGDDDYCIACNGGLVRRLGTGENVAEFPLSFEDFRYCEQVARDIGVHFQALDGQRLYTPNQDISRYTVIDSHLSHVPLSYRRVEDMDPSMSFIKLMMIDEPEVLDAAIARLPAELTERFAVLKSAPFFLEVFDHRAGKGPSLQKLAEHLGIDRANVMAIGDQENDLTMLQFAGTSVAMGNAIDAVKAVARFETATNSEDGVAKAIERFVLQ is encoded by the coding sequence ATGGACATGGGCCGCAGGCAATCGACCATCGCACTGGTCGCCATCGATATGGATGGCACCCTGCTGGACCCCGCCCATAAGCTCACCGAGCGGGCCAAGGCGGCCATCGCGCAGGCGCGCGCGCTGGGCGTGCACATCGTGCTGACCAGCGGCCGCCCCGTGTCCGGCCTGGCGCCGTTCCTGCAGGAGCTGGGCATCAACGGCGATGATGACTACTGCATCGCCTGCAACGGCGGCCTGGTGCGGCGCCTGGGCACCGGCGAGAACGTGGCCGAGTTCCCGCTCAGCTTCGAAGACTTCCGTTACTGCGAACAGGTCGCGCGCGATATCGGCGTGCACTTCCAGGCCCTCGATGGCCAGCGCCTGTACACGCCCAACCAGGACATCAGCCGCTACACCGTCATCGACTCGCACCTCTCGCACGTGCCGCTGTCGTACCGCCGCGTGGAGGACATGGACCCGTCGATGTCCTTCATCAAGCTGATGATGATCGATGAGCCCGAGGTGCTGGACGCGGCCATCGCGCGCCTGCCGGCCGAACTGACCGAGCGCTTCGCCGTGCTGAAAAGTGCACCGTTCTTCCTGGAAGTGTTCGACCACCGCGCGGGCAAGGGGCCCAGCCTGCAGAAGCTGGCCGAGCACCTGGGCATCGACCGCGCCAACGTCATGGCCATCGGCGACCAGGAAAACGACCTGACCATGCTGCAGTTTGCCGGCACCAGCGTGGCGATGGGCAACGCCATCGACGCAGTGAAGGCGGTGGCGCGCTTTGAAACGGCCACCAATTCAGAAGATGGCGTGGCCAAGGCCATCGAACGTTTCGTGTTGCAGTAA
- a CDS encoding exopolysaccharide biosynthesis protein, with amino-acid sequence MTYRAPEATDTAPLAEQIEDLIHGLPGEQIRVGTLLQALGDEGLMLIVILLSAIFLIPVSIPGLSTVFGASILLIGLSRVRDRPLWVPRRLAEREVATEKLKANLGRALKWVHRMERLSQPMRLAVMVRSKKMMRLNNLALVFATLLLMAPAGPIPFSNTLPALALMSFAIGFIQRDGAAVAAGYAFVVATVVYFGVLLGGVGFAAESVFSGMRGSSASV; translated from the coding sequence ATGACCTACCGCGCCCCCGAGGCCACCGACACCGCACCGCTGGCCGAGCAGATTGAAGACCTGATCCACGGCCTGCCCGGCGAGCAGATCCGCGTGGGCACGCTGCTGCAGGCGCTGGGCGATGAGGGGCTGATGCTGATCGTGATCCTGCTCTCGGCGATCTTCCTGATTCCGGTGTCGATTCCCGGGCTGAGCACGGTGTTCGGTGCGTCCATCCTGCTGATCGGCCTGAGCCGCGTACGCGACCGCCCGCTGTGGGTACCGCGCCGCCTGGCCGAGCGCGAGGTGGCGACCGAGAAGCTGAAGGCCAACCTGGGCCGCGCCCTGAAGTGGGTGCACCGCATGGAGCGGCTGTCGCAGCCGATGCGGCTGGCGGTGATGGTGCGTTCGAAGAAGATGATGCGGCTGAACAACCTGGCGCTGGTGTTTGCCACGCTGTTGTTGATGGCGCCGGCGGGGCCGATTCCCTTCAGCAACACCTTGCCCGCGCTGGCGCTGATGTCGTTCGCAATCGGATTCATCCAGCGCGATGGCGCGGCGGTGGCGGCGGGTTATGCGTTCGTGGTGGCCACGGTGGTGTACTTCGGCGTGCTGCTGGGGGGCGTGGGGTTTGCGGCGGAATCGGTGTTCAGTGGGATGCGGGGTAGTAGCGCGTCTGTGTAA
- a CDS encoding sorbosone dehydrogenase family protein, which produces MADRILPTLGILSLSVMLAACAGKAEYHPADQSGAQPPLPKPANFLMPPMQVPKGVGWADGQAPTVAEGLKIERIAANLQHPRRLLTLPNGDVLVVEGNGPGEEPVTTPKQWIAGKVKARSGKAGKGGNRVTLLRRTPGTDTWTQHVYIEGLHSPFGIQLIGDTLYVANTGNIMQYHYVPGETRMTDKGREFTDLPSTINHHWTKDLRASADGSKLYVGVGSNSNITENGLAVEYRRAVVLEVDVATRGSRIYASGIRNPTGLDLEPSTGKLWAVANERDEIGADLVPDYLTSVKEDGFYGWPYSYYGQHVDERVQPQRPDLVAKAIVPDYAIGSHVAPLGLMFYTAQALPAKYHGGAFIGEHGSWDRSPLSGYEVVYVQFKDGKPIGRPEAVVSGFTSKDEKTLMGAPVGMAMDADGALLVADDVGDVVWRVSAK; this is translated from the coding sequence ATGGCTGATCGCATCCTGCCCACGCTGGGCATCCTCTCGCTCTCGGTGATGCTGGCCGCCTGCGCGGGCAAGGCCGAATACCACCCGGCCGACCAGTCCGGTGCGCAGCCGCCGCTGCCCAAGCCGGCCAACTTCCTCATGCCGCCCATGCAGGTGCCCAAGGGCGTGGGCTGGGCCGACGGCCAGGCGCCCACCGTGGCCGAGGGCCTGAAGATCGAACGCATCGCCGCCAACCTGCAGCACCCGCGCCGCCTGCTCACCCTGCCCAATGGCGATGTGCTGGTGGTGGAAGGCAACGGCCCCGGCGAAGAACCGGTCACCACGCCCAAGCAGTGGATCGCCGGCAAGGTGAAGGCGCGCTCGGGCAAGGCCGGCAAGGGCGGCAACCGGGTCACCCTGCTGCGCCGCACGCCGGGCACCGATACCTGGACCCAGCACGTCTACATCGAAGGCCTGCATTCGCCGTTCGGCATCCAGCTCATCGGTGACACGCTGTACGTGGCCAACACCGGCAACATCATGCAGTACCACTACGTGCCCGGCGAAACCCGCATGACCGACAAGGGTCGCGAGTTCACCGACCTGCCCAGCACCATCAACCACCACTGGACCAAGGATCTGCGCGCGAGCGCCGATGGCAGCAAGTTGTACGTGGGCGTGGGCTCCAACAGCAACATCACCGAGAACGGCCTGGCCGTCGAATACCGCCGCGCGGTGGTGCTGGAAGTGGACGTGGCCACCCGTGGCAGCCGCATCTACGCGTCGGGCATCCGCAACCCCACCGGCCTGGACCTGGAGCCGAGCACCGGCAAGCTGTGGGCGGTCGCCAACGAGCGCGACGAGATCGGTGCCGACCTGGTGCCCGACTACCTGACCTCGGTGAAGGAAGACGGCTTCTACGGCTGGCCCTACAGCTACTACGGCCAGCACGTGGATGAGCGCGTGCAGCCGCAGCGGCCGGACCTGGTGGCCAAGGCCATCGTGCCCGACTACGCCATCGGCTCGCACGTGGCGCCGCTGGGCCTGATGTTCTACACCGCGCAGGCACTGCCGGCGAAGTACCACGGTGGCGCGTTCATCGGCGAACACGGCAGCTGGGACCGTTCGCCGCTGAGCGGCTACGAAGTGGTCTACGTCCAGTTCAAGGACGGCAAGCCGATCGGCCGCCCGGAAGCGGTGGTCAGCGGCTTCACCTCCAAGGATGAAAAGACCCTGATGGGCGCCCCGGTAGGCATGGCGATGGACGCCGACGGCGCGCTGCTGGTGGCCGACGATGTGGGCGATGTGGTCTGGCGGGTCTCGGCGAAGTAG
- a CDS encoding DUF2231 domain-containing protein, with protein MVNPVAQAHRGLGTTLFSLLNPIPFGFFVGALIFDILYLNTAEVMWGKAAAWLITFGLLIAIIPRLINLFAVWRRNGTATGLDRVDFLLNLVAIVLAIWNAFVHSRDAYAVAVPGTLLSALTVGLIAIGFILLSLQLPVLHGGRHG; from the coding sequence ATGGTCAACCCCGTCGCCCAGGCCCATCGCGGCTTGGGTACCACGCTTTTCAGCCTGCTGAATCCGATACCGTTCGGCTTCTTCGTCGGCGCCCTCATCTTCGACATCCTCTACCTCAACACCGCCGAGGTGATGTGGGGCAAGGCGGCCGCCTGGCTGATCACCTTCGGCCTGCTCATCGCCATCATCCCGCGGCTGATCAACCTGTTCGCGGTCTGGCGCCGCAACGGCACCGCCACCGGCCTTGACCGCGTGGATTTCCTGCTCAACCTGGTCGCCATCGTGCTGGCCATCTGGAACGCCTTCGTGCACAGCCGCGATGCCTACGCGGTGGCCGTGCCGGGCACCCTTCTTTCCGCGTTGACCGTGGGCCTGATCGCCATCGGTTTCATCCTGCTGTCGCTGCAGCTGCCGGTGCTGCACGGAGGTCGTCATGGCTGA
- a CDS encoding DUF2185 domain-containing protein, whose translation MKPKQFRLTAEQISPLLEGYGACIATDRITVDGQPVGYCYREEPDNDVDSGWRFLAGDETEEYLDEPGNSGVYNVNTIANYDRAVLAVVDAPAGTAFERSEDGRLLPV comes from the coding sequence ATGAAGCCGAAACAATTCCGACTCACCGCCGAGCAGATCAGCCCGCTGCTGGAGGGCTATGGCGCGTGCATCGCCACCGATCGCATCACCGTTGACGGCCAGCCCGTGGGCTACTGCTATCGCGAGGAGCCCGACAACGACGTGGACAGTGGCTGGCGCTTTCTGGCCGGCGACGAGACCGAGGAGTACCTGGACGAACCGGGAAACTCTGGTGTGTACAACGTGAACACCATCGCCAACTACGATCGTGCCGTCCTGGCAGTGGTGGACGCGCCAGCGGGTACCGCCTTCGAACGCAGTGAAGACGGAAGGCTTCTGCCGGTCTGA
- a CDS encoding aminotransferase class V-fold PLP-dependent enzyme, with amino-acid sequence MDSRRRNLLRAGTLLPAAAALSSLPAMAAARYPAAMEIPATTVAPDVLACDEGYWAAVASHFDITDEVNHLENGYWGAMGRETLASYQRHTAEVNRGNAWYGRHTFPAEYMAVHRQVADMLGVGADEIALTRGATEAMLALIGGYNRLAPGDQVLYADVDYDSMIGAMRWLQQRRGVQVERIALPAVPDRAQILQAYDAAFARMPKLKLVLLTQVSHRHGLVLPVAEIAERARARGIDVIVDAAHGFGQIAFAVPDLKADFVGINLHKWIGAPVGVGAMYVRKGRVADLDPYMGEADDGRVGSRVHTGTVNFAAYLALPEAIALHQRIGSANKQARLRYLRERWTVPARQMAHLEVLSSPDPALASALASFRLRGRTSVADNMALQKRLLDEHRVFTTHRDGLESGACVRVTPSVFTRPQQMDALVEALAALA; translated from the coding sequence ATGGACAGCCGCCGCCGTAACCTGCTGCGCGCCGGCACCCTGCTGCCGGCCGCCGCAGCGCTGTCTTCACTGCCTGCCATGGCTGCTGCACGCTACCCTGCGGCCATGGAAATTCCTGCAACGACCGTGGCGCCGGACGTGCTGGCCTGCGATGAAGGCTACTGGGCCGCCGTGGCCAGCCACTTCGACATCACCGATGAAGTGAACCACCTGGAAAACGGCTACTGGGGCGCGATGGGTCGCGAGACCCTGGCCAGCTACCAGCGGCACACCGCCGAGGTGAACCGTGGCAACGCCTGGTACGGGCGCCACACGTTCCCCGCCGAGTACATGGCCGTGCACCGCCAGGTGGCTGACATGCTGGGCGTGGGTGCCGACGAAATCGCACTGACCCGTGGTGCCACCGAGGCGATGCTGGCCTTGATCGGCGGCTACAATCGCCTCGCGCCGGGCGACCAGGTGCTGTACGCCGACGTGGACTACGACAGCATGATCGGCGCCATGCGCTGGCTGCAGCAGCGGCGCGGCGTGCAGGTGGAGCGCATCGCCCTGCCGGCCGTGCCCGACCGCGCGCAGATCCTGCAGGCCTACGATGCGGCCTTCGCGCGGATGCCGAAGCTGAAGCTGGTGCTGCTGACCCAGGTCAGCCACCGCCATGGCCTGGTGCTGCCGGTGGCCGAGATTGCCGAGCGTGCGCGTGCACGCGGTATCGATGTGATCGTCGATGCCGCCCATGGCTTTGGCCAGATCGCCTTCGCCGTGCCGGACCTGAAGGCCGATTTCGTGGGCATCAACCTGCACAAGTGGATCGGCGCGCCGGTAGGCGTGGGCGCGATGTACGTGCGCAAGGGCCGCGTGGCCGACCTCGACCCGTACATGGGCGAGGCCGATGATGGTCGCGTGGGCAGCCGCGTGCACACCGGCACGGTCAACTTCGCCGCTTACCTGGCGTTGCCGGAAGCCATTGCCCTGCACCAGCGCATCGGCTCGGCCAACAAGCAGGCACGCCTGCGCTACCTGCGCGAGCGCTGGACGGTGCCCGCGCGGCAGATGGCGCACCTGGAAGTGCTGTCCTCGCCGGACCCGGCATTGGCCAGCGCACTGGCCAGCTTCCGCCTGCGCGGCCGCACCAGCGTGGCCGACAACATGGCGCTGCAGAAGCGGCTGCTGGATGAGCACCGCGTGTTCACCACGCACCGCGATGGCCTGGAATCAGGCGCCTGCGTGCGGGTCACGCCCTCGGTGTTCACCCGGCCGCAGCAGATGGACGCGCTGGTGGAAGCGCTGGCCGCGTTGGCCTGA
- a CDS encoding TonB-dependent receptor, translated as MQSSLLSRSILLALSMVSAGGAIAADASTAGTPDGGTHAAPTQLDAMLVTGTRASNRTQFETLAPVDVFTKEDITSVDSTDLKDVLAQLVPSFVVQRLPMADGQVFVRPATLRGLSPDQTLVLVNGRRFHRSALLGNRGAQAADLAQIPTSAIKRIEVLRDGASAQYGSDAIAGVINIILEDSPGTEITAGYSQYAQGDGASRDFSARTGWALGDYGSLALFAESSNSDATSRTRQRPDAIAFQAAHPDLDVPNPVQRWGQPELESRRVGFNLKANASDTLEVYAFGLYSHSDGVSDFNWRNPDTTTGAYRTTSIFPGWDLRSIYPVGFSPQYGNVQNDLQLVGGLRGEITPKLRWDVSASYGRNAIDYSLDNAINASLGPDSPTSFDLGRLTQTEKNANVDFNYEWDVAALAKPVNVAFGAEFRQETYEVRAGDPASYAVGPGAAAGLEANANGAPGFSDTQAGKWDQRSHAAYVDMEVPLGERWSIGAAGRYEDFSSFGNTVDGKLSARFAITPDVALRGTFSTGFRAPTPAQLNTTSTTQGLDTRTLQIFTSGRLSPNDPLAQLLGAKPLTPEESRTASLGLTWRTDVGLSGSVDVYRIKLSDRFSQSASFAIPAGTPNPLGYTSVNYFTNDFDTTTSGVDVVGNYLRDLGTGRMTLTLAYNFNRTRVDNGSLSVATNETQRVLFEDRLPEHKGSFTGTWDVGAWSLMARVRYYGAWTDSTGNATGDIYQRFGDMTFLDLAAGYRINEHHSLRVGVDNVFDRYPDEATFQASRGLIYSRNAPYDTDGANVYAQYRLTF; from the coding sequence GTGCAGAGCTCGTTGTTGTCGCGTTCCATCCTCCTCGCCCTTTCCATGGTCAGCGCAGGAGGCGCGATCGCAGCAGATGCCAGTACGGCAGGCACCCCCGATGGCGGCACCCATGCCGCGCCGACCCAGCTGGATGCCATGCTGGTCACCGGCACCCGCGCCTCCAACCGCACCCAGTTCGAAACGCTGGCGCCGGTGGATGTGTTCACCAAGGAAGACATCACGTCCGTCGATTCCACCGACCTGAAGGACGTGCTGGCGCAGCTGGTGCCGTCGTTCGTGGTGCAGCGCCTGCCGATGGCCGATGGCCAGGTGTTCGTGCGCCCGGCCACCCTGCGTGGCCTGTCGCCGGACCAGACCCTGGTGCTGGTCAACGGCCGCCGCTTCCACCGCAGCGCGCTGCTGGGCAACCGCGGCGCACAGGCCGCTGACCTCGCGCAGATTCCGACCAGTGCCATCAAGCGCATCGAAGTGCTGCGAGATGGTGCCTCGGCGCAGTACGGTTCGGACGCCATCGCCGGCGTCATCAACATCATTCTTGAAGACAGCCCCGGCACCGAGATCACCGCGGGCTACTCGCAGTACGCGCAGGGCGATGGTGCCTCGCGTGATTTCAGCGCCCGCACCGGCTGGGCGCTGGGCGACTACGGCAGCCTGGCGCTGTTCGCCGAATCGTCGAACTCCGATGCCACCTCGCGCACCCGCCAGCGCCCCGATGCCATCGCCTTCCAGGCCGCGCACCCGGATCTGGACGTGCCCAACCCAGTGCAGCGCTGGGGCCAGCCGGAGCTGGAAAGCCGCCGCGTGGGCTTCAACCTGAAGGCCAACGCCAGCGATACGCTGGAGGTCTATGCCTTCGGCCTGTACAGCCACAGCGATGGCGTCAGCGATTTCAACTGGCGCAATCCGGACACCACCACCGGCGCCTACCGCACCACCAGCATCTTCCCCGGCTGGGATCTGCGCTCCATCTATCCGGTGGGCTTCAGCCCGCAGTACGGCAACGTGCAGAACGACCTGCAGCTGGTCGGCGGCCTGCGCGGCGAGATCACCCCCAAGCTGCGCTGGGATGTCAGTGCGTCGTACGGTCGCAACGCCATCGATTACAGCCTGGACAATGCGATCAACGCCTCGCTGGGCCCGGACAGCCCGACCTCGTTCGACCTCGGCCGCCTGACCCAGACCGAGAAGAACGCCAACGTTGACTTCAACTACGAGTGGGACGTGGCCGCGCTGGCCAAGCCGGTCAACGTCGCCTTCGGTGCCGAGTTCCGCCAGGAAACCTATGAAGTGCGCGCCGGCGATCCGGCTTCGTACGCCGTCGGTCCCGGCGCAGCGGCCGGCCTGGAAGCCAATGCCAACGGCGCACCGGGCTTCTCCGATACCCAGGCCGGCAAGTGGGACCAGCGCAGCCACGCCGCCTACGTCGATATGGAAGTGCCGCTGGGCGAGCGCTGGAGCATCGGTGCCGCCGGCCGTTATGAAGACTTCTCCAGCTTCGGCAATACCGTGGACGGCAAGCTGTCGGCGCGCTTTGCGATCACCCCGGACGTGGCCCTGCGCGGTACGTTCTCCACCGGCTTCCGCGCGCCCACCCCGGCACAGTTGAACACCACCAGCACCACCCAGGGACTGGACACGCGCACGCTGCAGATCTTCACCAGCGGCCGCCTGTCGCCGAATGATCCGCTGGCGCAGCTGCTCGGCGCCAAGCCGCTCACCCCGGAAGAATCGCGCACTGCTTCGCTGGGCCTGACCTGGCGCACCGATGTGGGCTTGTCCGGCTCGGTGGATGTGTACCGCATCAAGCTCAGCGACCGCTTCAGCCAGTCGGCCAGCTTCGCCATTCCGGCCGGCACGCCCAATCCGCTGGGCTACACCTCGGTCAACTACTTCACCAACGATTTCGACACCACCACCAGCGGCGTCGACGTGGTCGGCAACTACCTGCGAGATCTCGGCACCGGCCGCATGACGCTGACCCTGGCCTACAACTTCAACCGCACCCGCGTGGACAACGGCAGCCTCTCGGTGGCGACCAACGAAACCCAGCGCGTGCTGTTCGAAGACCGCCTGCCGGAGCACAAGGGCAGCTTCACCGGTACGTGGGACGTGGGTGCGTGGTCGCTGATGGCGCGCGTGCGCTACTACGGCGCCTGGACCGATTCGACCGGCAATGCGACCGGCGATATCTACCAGCGCTTCGGTGACATGACCTTCCTCGACCTGGCCGCCGGCTACCGCATCAACGAGCACCACAGCCTGCGCGTGGGCGTGGACAACGTGTTCGACCGCTACCCGGACGAGGCGACCTTCCAGGCCAGCCGCGGCCTGATCTACTCGCGCAACGCACCCTACGACACCGACGGTGCCAACGTGTACGCGCAGTACCGGCTGACCTTCTGA
- a CDS encoding VOC family protein: MRLLHLTLPVSDVGTVAAWFHDVMQLRVVGNHVHIGWSTIELQEANGQPLGGVHLAFNVPDNRFNEAMTWLRERVLLQRNPEGIDYFALESNWQSQSVYFTGPDGLILELIGRKRLPASTHSGAFHGSELTCLSEVGLPSADVDAVREEASARFGLQPLSPPSSHFAPMGDDEGLLIVVAADRRWFPEQKDLPNAQGLLLRVGDVQGSGELADAAQGWRVVA, translated from the coding sequence ATGCGCCTGCTACACCTCACCCTGCCGGTGTCCGATGTGGGCACGGTCGCCGCTTGGTTCCACGACGTGATGCAGCTGCGCGTGGTCGGCAACCACGTGCACATCGGCTGGAGCACGATCGAACTGCAAGAGGCCAACGGACAGCCGCTGGGCGGCGTGCACCTGGCCTTCAACGTGCCTGACAACCGCTTCAACGAGGCCATGACATGGCTGCGCGAACGCGTGCTACTGCAGCGCAATCCCGAGGGCATCGACTACTTCGCGCTGGAGAGCAACTGGCAGTCGCAGTCGGTGTACTTCACCGGGCCGGATGGATTGATCCTCGAGCTGATCGGCCGCAAGCGTCTGCCGGCCAGTACGCATAGCGGCGCGTTCCACGGCAGTGAGCTGACCTGCCTGAGTGAAGTGGGCCTGCCGAGTGCGGACGTGGATGCGGTGCGTGAGGAGGCCAGCGCGCGTTTCGGATTGCAGCCGCTCAGCCCGCCCTCATCGCATTTCGCGCCGATGGGCGATGACGAAGGTCTGTTGATCGTGGTGGCCGCGGATCGTCGCTGGTTCCCCGAGCAGAAGGACCTGCCCAACGCACAGGGCCTGCTGCTGCGCGTGGGTGATGTGCAGGGCAGCGGCGAGCTGGCCGATGCCGCACAGGGGTGGCGGGTGGTCGCGTAA